GAGAGTTGAGGCGTGGGGACTGCGTTGTTCGGAAGGGTCAGAGCTCGGCGACCATCTTGGCGGACACACTCCGCCCGGGACGTTGCACGCCGTAGAAGTCCATGGCGGTGGCGTCGGTGAGGTTGCGCACGTCGACCGTCCAGCTCAGCGTCGCGCGAGCGGTCCGCGTGAGGTACGTGATGGCGAGCGAGTGCAGCAGCTGCGAGGGGATGCGCATCTTCGAGTCCTTGCTGCCCAGCCCCTCCCAGCCCCGGTAGAAGGTGTCGACGAAGCGGGTGTGCCAGGACAGCGACAGCTCATCGCGCGCCGAGGCCAGGCCGCTCAGCTGGAAGCGGGCGCTGCCGTTGGCCAGGAGCGAGGGACGGTTGGGCAGGCGCTGACCCTCGAACGTCCCGAAGCTGCCCTCGGAGGAGACGTTGCGGAGGTCCTGGAAGGTCGCGTTGCCGTCCAGCGAGAGGTACTGGCCCGGCGAGGTCCACCCCACGGCGCCCGTGGCGCCCAGGACGCGGGCGGCGAAGACGTTCTGGTAGGTGAAGTAACCCTCGCGACCGATGGGGATGATGAACCGGTCGGTGAGGCGGGCGAAGCCCATCGCGCCGCCACGGAACGTGCCTGTGGGCAGCTCGCCGCTGTCGAACGCGAGCTCCAGGTTGACGTTGTGGCTGGTCTCCGGCTCCAGGGTGAGGTTGGAGTCGATGAGCATGCCGTCGCCGAAGAGCTCGTCGGGGCGGGGCAGGCGCGTGGCCCACTCGTATGCCGCCTTGGCGGTGAGCCGGGGCGTGACGTGGTAGCGCAGCGAGTCGCCGACGCCGAAGTTGAAGGTGTCCCGGTCGACGGGCGCGAAGGCGCCGCTCGCGCTGATGCGCTCCGCGCGCGCCAACTGCACATAGCTCTTGGCGAAGGCGATGTTCTCCAGTCGCTCGTCGAGCGCATCGAGTTCATGCTCGAGCCCCGTCACGAGGTTGAACAGGCTGCGCTCTCCCGTGAGCGGGTCCTGCTGTCCCAGCCGCTCCAGCGCCCGGTCCTCTCCGGCGCGCGTCACGTACGTGGGCGCCACGGCCAGGCGCAGCATCTGGTTCGGGGCGAAGGTCCAGCCGACGTTGGCTCGGACGAAGGCCGTGTGCTGTCCCACCCGCCGGTCGATGGCGCGGGACTGGAGCTCCCCGGGCTGGGGAAGGGTGATGACGCAGCGGCCGTACCAGTCGTAGGCGCAGGAGCCCAGGTCCGTCAGGGAGGCGCGGCGGTAGACATATCCACCGACGGCATCCACCACGAAGTCTCGCGCATGGAGCTGCTCGAAGCGGAGCGTGGCGCCACCGGAGCGGTTGCTCGTGTCGATGTCGCCATACGCGTTGCTCATCGTGGCGTCGTGCTGGACCTCCTTCGTGGAGGAGGAGCCGAAGACGCGCAGGCTGAGCTTGCGGGCCCAGGGCCGGTTCAGCACGCCGACCTCCACGCCGCCGCCGCCCGCGCGGAAGGCGTCATGGAAGCGCGGCAGGCGCGCGTCGTGGATGCGGCCCTCCGCGTCGTCCACCTTCACGTCGACCAGGTAGTCGTTGGGGCTGGAGTCGAAGAAGCCGCTGGCGCGGACGAACAGGCCCGAGGCCGTGCCGTGCTGCGCGCTCGCCGTCACCCGATGGGTCTCGAACGAGCCCAGCTCGTACGAGGCCGACGCCCCCGTGCGCTGGAGGTTCTCCGCGGTGACGATGTGCACCGCGCCGCCCAGCGCGTCCGCGCCGAAGCGCGCCGGCACCACGCCCTGGTACAGCTCCATGCGCTGGACCAGGTTGACGGGGACGTTCGCGAAGTCCGGACCGAAGCCCGCGAGCTCCAGCGGGACGCCGTCGATGAAGAAGCGCACCTGGTCCTCGGACAGGCCCGCCAGTGAGAACCGCGCGCGGCTGCCCAGGCCCCCTCCGCGCCGCACGTCGACGCCCTCGGTGCGCGCCAGGGCCTGGGCCATGTCCACGGCCTCGCGCTGGAGGTTCTCCGTCTCGACGACCTTCACCGACTCGGCGGAGCGACGCCGGCGGTTCGCCACGGACTCGCCCTCCACCGTGACGTCGATGGCCTCCTGGGTGACGTCCACGGGCGTGGTGGTGATGACCGGCGGCGGCTCGGCGCGCTCGCCCGGCGAGGAAGGCATGCCCGGCGCGGGCTCCACCGCTGCGGTCGGCTCGGGAGCGACGTCGCGCGCCTGGCCGGGAGCCTCCGTCACGACGGTGGCCTCAGGGGCCACGGGGAGCCGGAACTCGTAGCTGTAGGCGATGCGCGAGGGGACGGCGACTCCGTCGCGCCGCGCGGGCTCGAAGCGGAAGCGCAGCGCCGCGTCTCGCGCCGCCTCGTCGAAGCCGTGGCCCTGGGGCTCCAGGACCTGCGCCTCGGTGACGGCGCCCTGGTCATCCAGCGTCAGCTTCAGCCGGACGGTGGCCTCCAGCCGGGCCTGCTCCGCCTCGGCCGGGTAGGGCGCCTCGATGAAGGTCACCAGCTTCGGCGGCACCACCGACGGCGGCGGTGCCTCCGCGACAGGGGACGTCCCACCCTCGACCTGCGCCCATGCGGGCCGCGGCGCGGCCAGACACATCAGCACCGCCGCGCCCCGGAGCACGCGGCCCACCAGTCCACGCGAATCGTGGATTATGAAAATGGTTCTCATTTTCATTTTTCGGGCCGTTTATTCCTGTGCACCCAGCGATGTCAAGAGTTGGGGATTGAGTCAGGCTGCACGGGCATGAGGAGACTTCATGTCCCGGAGTTTTTCCGCGACCATGAAGGAAAGCTGGAGTGCCTGGTCTCCGTTCAGGCGCGGGTCGCAGTGCGTGTGATAGCGGCTGTGGAGGTCGTCCTCGGTGACGGCGAGCGGGCCGCCCAGGCACTCGGTGACGTTCTGGCCGGTCATCTCCAGGTGCATGCCGCCGGCGTGGACGCTCTCGGCGGCGGCGACCTCGAGGAAGGTCTTCACCTCGGAGAGGATGCGGTCGAAGGCGCGCGTCTTGTAGCCGTTGCTGGCCTTGTGGGTGTTGCCGTGCATCGGGTCGATGGACCAGATGACGGGGCGGCCGTCGCGGCGGGTGGCGGCCATGAGGCGGGGGAGGCAGTCGGCGACCTTGTCGGAGCCGAAGCGGCCGATGAGCGTGAGGCGGCCGGGGATGGCGTCCGGGTTGAGGGCGTCCATCATGCGCAGCAGGTCATCGGGCTCCAGGGTGGGGCCGCACTTGACGCCAATGGGGTTACGGATGCCGCGCATGAACTCGACGTGGCCGCCGTCGAGCTGGCGGGTGCGCTCGCCAATCCAGAGCATGTGGGCGGAGCCGTCGTACCAGTGGCCGCTGGAGGCCTCCTGGCGCGTCATCGTCTCCTCGAAGTTGAGGAGCAGGGCCTCGTGGCTGGTGAACAGGTCCACGGGGATGGGGGACGGCGCGTTGTGTTCGGCCGTGGGGCTCAGCGCGTTGATGAAGCACAGCGACTCGAAGATGGAGTCGGCGAGCTTGCGGTAGTTGTCGGCGCCCGGCGTGCCGGCGACGGAGTCGAGCGACCACTGGTGGAGGTTGCACAGGTCCGCGTAACCGCTCTGGGCATAGGCGCGGAGCAGGTTCAGCGTGGCGGAGGACTGGTGGTAGGCCTTGATGAGGCGCTTGGGGTCGGGCGTGCGCTCGGCCGCGTCGAAGTCCATGCCGTTGATGATGTCGCCGCGGTAGGCAGGCAGCGTGACCCCGTCGAGCGTCTCCACGGGGCTGGAGCGCGGCTTGGCGAACTGGCCGGCGATGCGGCCCACCTTCACCACGGGCCTGCCGCCGGCGAACGTGAGCACCAGCGCCATCTGGAGGATGAGGCGGAAGGTGTCGCGGATGTTGTCGGAGGTGAACTCCTTGAAGCTCTCCGCGCAGTCACCGCCCTGGAGGAGGAAGGCCTTGCCCTGGGCCACCTGCGCCAGCGCGGAGGAGAGCCGGCGCGTCTCCGCGGGGTTCACCAGCAGGGGGAGCCGGGAGAGCTCGTCCTCGACGCGGGTGAGGGCGCGCGGGTCCGGATAGTCCTCCGGCATGTACTTCACGGGCTTCTGCCGCCAGGAGCGGGGGTTCCAGTTTCGGTTCATCGGGAGGGGGCCGTTTCCAGAGGGGTGCCAGGCGTCGCCGGCAGCAGGCCGTTCGCGACGCAGTAGGCGAGGTATCGGAAGAAGAGGGGGCGGTCCGCCTGGGGGCAGGTGATTCCCGTGCCCTCCAGGGCGTGATGGAGGCGCTGACAGCGGATGGGCCCCAGGCCGAACGCGGGCTGGGCGTCACCGGAGCGCAAATCGAAGAAGGCCAGGGTGGTGGTGGTGTCGGCGGTGCCCGCGCGCTCGGCGACCTGGGCGCGCCACTGGGGAACGGGGAGCAGGTCCACGGGGTAGCCGTACTCGCGCACCCAGCGGAACAGGTCCGGCAGTCGCACGTCGGGGACGGGCGTGACGTTGAACACCGTGCCAGGCGTGGCCGCGCGCGACAGCTTGACGATGGCGCGCGCCACGTAGTCGACGGGCGTCCACGTCTCGCCCACCTCGAGCATCGGCAGCGCTCGGGCGGGGATGCCCGCGAGGAGGATGCGCCAGACCAGGTCCTGCGGGTTGACGATGGCGGTGTCGGTGGCGCCGACGACGCGGCCCAGTCGGTAGACGGCGACGGGCAGGCCACGCTCGGAGGCCTGCTGCACGAGCCGCTCCGCGACCCATTTGCTCTGCTGGTAGCCGTCGCGAAGGCCGGGATGCGCGGGCACGAAGTCCTCGGGCACCTCGGGGCTGACGTCGGCCTGAGGTGCCACGGCCAGCGTGGACACGTAGTGGAAGGGTTTGGGCCGTACGGCGGCGGCCAGACGCAACAGCTCGCGCGTGCCCCGGACGTTGACGGCCTGGAGGCTGCCGTACTCACGCACCACGCTCACCACGGCGGCGTTGTGCAGGATGACATCGCATTCGGCCGCGAGCCCGTGGAAGCGCGCGCTGTCGAGCCCGAGCCCCGGCTGGGTGAGGTCCGATGGGAGCGCGAGGACGCGCTCGGAGAGCCCCTCGGTCGACAGCCGCTGCGACGTCATCGCCGCGCGGATGCGCTCCAGGGCCTGGGGCTCGTCCTTGGCGCGCACCAGGCACACCACGCGCGCACGTGTCTGGCGCAGGAGCTGGTCGAGCAGGTGCGCGCCGACGAAGCCGGTGGCGCCGGTGAGCAGCACCTGGCGGGGTTCGGGGAAGAGCGCCTCGAAGGTGCGCGCGGGGCCCGTCGTGGCGGGAGGCGTGAGGCGGGGGACGATGTCCTCGGGCAGCTCGGCGTCCGCGAGCATCGTCGTGCTCGGGCCGGAGGTGGCGTGGCCGCTGGACTCACCATGCTCCAGCGCCTGGGCGAGCGCGGCGGCCGTCGGGTAGCGGAACACGGTGGCGACGGGGACCTCGCGTCCCAGGGCGATGCCCAGGCGGTTGGCCACCTGGATGCTCTGGAGGGACTGGCCGCCGCGGTCGAAGAAGTCATCCTGCGCGGTGAGGCCCGTGGCGCCCAGGACCTCTTCCCAGATGCCCAGCACCACGCGCTCCAGCTCCGTGGGGGCTTGCGCCGTCTGGGTGGTGGTGTCGACCACGGCCGCCTTGCGCAGCTCGGCGCGGTCGATCTTCCCGGTGCTGGTGCGAGGCAGCCGCTCAGCGAACACGATGGCGCCGGGCACCATGGGGGCGGGCAGGTTCGCGAGCAGGTGCTTGCGAAGGTCCGCGGCGGACGGCGCCGGTGACTCCGCGACGATGTGCGCGCACAGGCGGCGCGCGCCACCTGGGAGCGTCTGGCCCACGACGGCGGCCTCGCGCACGCCAGGGTGGCCGAGCAGCACCGTCTCCACCTCGGCGGGGTCGATGCGGTGTCCGCTGATCTTCAGCTCGTCGTCCACGCGGCCGACGAAGACCAGCTGTCCGTCCTCACGCATCCGGGCCTTGTCGCCAGTGCGGTAGGCGCGGGGCTGGCCGGGCAGCGCGGCCAGCGAGATGAAGCGGGCCTTGTCCAACTCCGGGCGTCCCAGGTAGCCGCGAGCGAGCGCGCCGCCCATCAGGCACAGCTCGCCCTCGGAGCCTCGGGCGACGATGCGCCCCTGTGCGTCCACCAGCGCCGCGCGCACGCCGGGCAGCGGAACGCCGATGGGGACCTCGTCCCGCTCGGACGTGGGGCCATTCGCGTCACCGAGCGAGGCCACCGTGGCCGCGCGCGAGCTGGGCAGCGGCATGGCGATGGAGGCCTCTCGATGCTCGGACGTGGAGCCACTCGCGTCACGGGTCGTTGCCGAGCGCACGCTGGGCAGCGGCATGGCGATGGAGGCCTCGCGATGCTCGGACGTGGGGCCATTCGCGTCACCGAGCGAGGCCACCGTCGCGACCACCGTGGCTTCGGTGGGGCCGTAGGTGTTGAGGAGCTGCACGCTCGGGCCCACCGTGGCGCGCCAGCGCGCGACCCGCTCCGGGAGCGCGGCCTCGCCGCCGATGATGACGGTGCGCAGCGAAGAGGGCAGCTTCGCCGCGCCTGTGGACACGGCATAGGCCAGCTCGTGCCAGAACGCGGTGGGCAGGTCGAGCACGGTGATGCCGTGGGCCGCGCAGGCCTCGAGCAGCCGCGGCACCGACTGGAGCATCTCGTCGGTGCGCAGCACCAGGCGTCCACCCACGCACAAGGTCAGGAAGACCTCCTCCACGCTCGCGTCGAAGTGCAGCGGCGCGAACTGGAGGACGCGGTCCTCGCGGGTGAAGCGGTAGCGGTGCGTGGCGCCCGCGACGAAGTGCGCCAGCGCGTCGTGGGGAATCTGCACGCCGTTGGGTTGCCCCGTGGAGCCGGACGTGTAGATGACATACGCGAGGTGCTCACCGGCGGCGCGCGCGGGCTGCTCGACCCCGGCGACGTCGCGACGCTGGATGGTCAGGTGTCCCGAGGCGCGAGGGCTCGCGTCCGTGGCCCCGACGGCGTCCGAGGGGGCGACGAGCAACGCGGGCGTGGCGTCCTCGAGGATGGCCGAGGTGCGGGACACAGGGCCGTTCGGGTCGAGCGGGAGGTAGCCCGCGCCGGAGCGGAGGATTCCCAGCGACGCGATGATGGCGTCGAGCCCCCGAGGCACCTTCACCGCCACCGGCGTATCGGCGCGAGCCCCCTGCTCGGTGAGCTTTGCCGCGAGCGCCCCGGAGGACTCCCACAGCTCGCGGTACGTGAGCTGGAACCCTCCGTGCTCCACGGCGATGGTGTCGGGCTGCTCGCGGACCTGCTGCTCCATCAGCTCGAGCACGGGCCGAGGGGCCGTGGGGAGCGGGCCACCATCGAGCAGCGAGGCGTCCGCCGAGGAGGCCACCGCACCCTGTCCACGCAGCGGCGCTTCCGGCGCGCCCAGCCAGGTGTCGAGCACCTGGAGGAACTCACGCTGGTGGCTGTCCACCGTGCGCGCGTCGTAGCAGACGGGGTTCGCGTCGAAGTCGACGCGCAGGCCGCCGCCGTCGGAGCGGGCGTACATGCCGATGGAGAGGTCCTCCACCGGGCCCGCGGAGATGTTGTGCGCGATGCCGGGCAGTCCCGCGAAGCGCAGGCCGTAGTCGAACGGCATGATGTTGACCACGGGGCCGAACAGCTTGCGCTGCCCACCCACGCGGCGCAGGTCGCGGCGCAGCTGCTCGTAGCGGTAGCGCAGGTGCGGCCGCGACGCCTTCAGCTCCGAGGCGATGTTGCGCGCCAGCGACACGAGCGAGGCGTCCGGCGCCACGGGCACGCGCAGCGGGACGATGTTCATCGCCATGCACGGCACGCGGATGGCCGCCGAGCCCAGCCGCGTCATCACCGGCAGACCCAGCACCACCTCGGGCGCGTCCGTGCGCTGGTGGATCCACGCGGCGGCCGCGGCGAGCACCAGGTCCGGCCACGTCAGGCCCACCTGCTTCGCGACGGCCTGCATCCGCTCCACGTCGACCTTCTCCAGCTGTCGCGTGGCGCGCACGAAGGTGGCGGACATGGGCGCGGGCGGGGCCAGCGTCACCGGCAGCGGCGCGTCCGTGAGCCGGCCGACCCAGAACTCACGGTCCTTCTCGAACTGGGGACCCGCGCGGTACGCGGCGTCCTCGTCCAACACGGGACGAAGGGGCGCGAAGCCCGCGGGCGCGGCCTTGCCCGTGACGCGCGAGGTGTAGAGGTCCGCCACGCGGCGGGCGAGCAGCGAGAAGCCGAACCCGTCCATCGCGATGTGGTGGACGCGCTGGAACCAGAACCAGCGCTCCGGGCCGGCCTTGAACAGGACCTGCGCGAAGAGGGGCCCCCGGGTGAGGTCCACGGTGCGCGTCAGGTCCTCGCGCATCCACGCCTGGGCGGCGGCCCACGGGTCCTCGGAGGACGTCAGGTCGACGTGCTGGAGCGCCCAGTCCACCAGGGGCGTGACCCGCTGCGAAGGACCCGCCCCGGTGGTCTCGAAGCGCGCGTGGAGGGCCTCCGCCTCGGTGACGGTCTGTCGGACGGCCGCCTCGAAGCAAACGGGGTCGATGGCACCGCGAAGCTCGATGCACTCACCGGCGTTGTAGATCGGACTCGCGAGGTCGAGCTGTTGACCGACCCAGATTCCGTGCTGGGCCGCGGACAGCGGCCAGCGTGCGTCGTGTGATTCGGGCATCGACAGGTCCTTCGTGGGGGGACATCGAGCGGGAGCGAGGTGAGGGTGCCTCGCTCCGTCAACAACGAGGCACTACCGCTGGAGGGCCACCTGGGCGCCGCTGGCGTCCGGGCGCGGGAGCGTCATGGTGCCGAGCATCGAGTACCACTCGCTCAGCGTGGGGCGCTCGGCCAGCTCCACGAAGGAGGACTCGAAGCCGTAGCTCCTCCAGCGCTCCACCAGGCTCATCAGGCGGATGGAGTCCATGCCGAGCTCGAGCAGGTTCGCGTCCTCGCCCACCTCCTGCGCGGACACCTGGAGCAGCTCCGCGACGTCCGAGCGAATCTGCTGCCGCGTCAGTCGCGGGAGCGTCGTGGGCCCGGGCACGCCCAGCATCTCGAGGACCTGCTGCGTGGTGGTGGTGACGGCGCACAGCTTCGCGGCGTAGTTGAGCGCGAGGTGGTGGTGGTCGAGCGAGAAGTCACCCAGCGCGTCCGCGACGAGGAAGGGCTGGATGTGGCTCATGAAGCCGTCGCTGGCCGTCTGCAGGCAGCCGATGTGCGCGTAGATGCCGCAGATGATGAGCTGATCCCTCCCGAGCGCCCGCATCGTGTTCAGCAGGTCCGTGCGGCGGAACGCGCTGTAGGTCCACTTGGTGAGCTGGAGGTCGATGTTGGTCGGCGCCAGCTCGTCGATGATCCGCTTCTGCTCCGGGGCATCGGGGATGCCGCCCCCCCAGAAGTCCATCAGGAGGCCGCGCTGGTCCGGCGTCTGGCCCCCCGGCTGCGCGGAGTACGCCACGGGGATGACCATCGAGTGGGCGTGCTGGCGCAGCCGCTGGATGTTGGGGACCAGCTCCGACACGGGCGACTGCCCCGGCGTGAAGGCGTTCACGAAGTAGTGCTGCATGTCGTGGATGAGCAGCACCGCGCGCTTCGGTTCGAGCTTCCAGGCGACCTTGTTCTTGGGCAGGTCGGCGGCGCCGGGCATCGGGTAGGGGGAGATGGCGGGGAGCGCCATGGCGAGAACCTTTCTGGTGCGAGCGTGGGGGAGTGGGCTTCAGCGGGGCGCGGTGGGCTGACTGAGCTTCTCGCGCAGCGCCTTCTTGCTGACCTTGCCGACACCCGTCTTGGGGAACGTGTCGAGGAACTCGACCCGGTCCGGAATCTTGAAGGCCGCCAGGCCCCGCTCACGCAGGAACGCGGTGAGCGACGTGGCCGGAGGCGGCGTGCCGCGGGGGATGACGAACGCGCAGGTGCGCTCGCCCAGGAACGCATCCGGCATGGACACGACGGCGGCGTCGTGGACCTCGGGGTGCGCGAGCAGGTGGTTCTCCACCTCTTCGGCCGCCACCTTGTCGCCGCCTCGGTTGATCTGGTCCTTCGCGCGGCCCTCGACCACCAGGTAGCCGTCCGCCGTCATCCGGACCAGGTCTCCAGTGCAGTAGAAGCCGTCGGAGGTGAAGGCGCGCGCGTTGTGCGTCTCCGCCTTGTAGTAGCCGCGGATGGTGTACGGCCCGCGCGTGAGCAGCTGGCCCGTCTCGCCCACCGCGACGTCCTGCCCGTCCTCGTCGACGATGCGCACCTCGTCGTCCGCGCAGATGGGGCGGCCCTGGGTGTTGACGATGCGCTCCTCGGAGTCGTCCAGGCGCGTGTAGTTGACCAGGCCCTCGGCCATGCCGAAGACCTGCTGCACCGTGCAGCCCAGCGTGGGCTTCACGCGCGCGGCGGCCTCCGCGCTGAACTTGGCGCCGCCCACCTGGAGCACGCGCAGGCTGGACAGGTCATGGCGGCGCGCCCTGGCCGCGTCCATCCACACCATGGCCAGGGGCGGCACCAGCGCGGTGATGGTGACCTTCTCCTTCTCGATGAGGGGGAAGGCCACGTCGGGGCTCGGGTGCAGGGCCAGCACCGCGGTGCCGCCCGCGTAGAACGTGCCGAACACGCCCGGCGAGCTCATGGGGAAGTTGTGCGCCACCGGCAGCGCGCACAGGTACACGCTGGAGGTGTCGAGCTGGCAGATCTCCGCGCTGGCCCGGAGGCTGTAGAGGTAGTCGTCGTGCGTGCGCGGGATGAGCTTGGGCACGCCCGTGCTGCCGCCGGACAGCTGGAAGAAGGCGACGTCGTCGGGCCGGGGCTCGGTCAGCGCCACGGGCTGGGCGGCGTACAGGCTCTCCAGCGAGGTGAACGGGCCCGCGTCGCCCACGACGAGGACGTGCTCGAGCGTGGGCGTCTTCGCCTGCACCGTGGCGGCGAGGTTGCGGTAGTCGAAGCCGCCGTGGCGGTCCGCGATGACGTAGGCGACCGCCTCGGTGAACTCGCAGAAGTAGCCGATCTCCGAGCCGCGGTGCGCGGGCAGGGCGAAGACGGGCAGGGCGCCCAGCCGGAACAGCGCGAAGCACACCTCGTAGAACGCGGCGATGTTGGGCAGCTGCACCACCACCCTGTCCGTCGCGCGGATGCCCAGGCCGTGCAGGCCCGCGGCCAGCCGGTCCACGCGCGCGTCGAGCTGCCGGTACGTGAGCCGCTCGGCGCCGGAGACCAGCGCGGTGCGGTCCCCGTGGTGCTCGGCGCGCTCACGCAGGAGCTTCCCGAAGGTCTCCCCGCGCCAGTAGCCCGCGGCGCGGTAGCGCTCGGCATAGTCCACGGGCCACGTGGGGCAGCCGGGGAGCCGGGACGCGTCCGTGCTCACGGCTTCACCTCGGCGCCCTGGCCCAGGCCCATCGCCTGGAGCATGGTGCGGAACTTGGCCTCGGTCTCCGCCAGCTCGGACTCCGGCTTGGAGCCCGCGACGATGCCGGCGCCCGCGAACAGCCGCAGCGAGCTCTCGTCCGCCTCCGCGCACCGGATGGTCACCGCCCACTGGCCGTCGCCGTTGGCGTCGCACCAGCCCACGGTGCCCGTGAAGTAGCCCCGGTCGAACGGCTCGATGTGGCCGATGGCCTCGTGCGCCAGCTCCGTGGGGAAGCCGCACACGGCCGGCGTGGGGTGCAGCGCCATCGCGAGCGTCAACGACGAGATGGACGGGTCGGCGATCTCCCCGACGATGCGGCTGGACAGGTGCCACATCGTCTGCGTGCTGACGAGCGACGGACGGGCCGGCACATCCAGGGTCTTGCAGAACGGACGCATGGCCTCCGCCACCGCGTCGATGACCACCGCGTGCTCGTGCAAATCCTTGGGGGACTCGAGCAGCCGGGCCGCCCGGGCCTGGTCCTCCACGGGGTCCGGGCTGCGCGCCGCGGAGCCCGCCAGCGGGTTGGCCACCACCTGCATCCCGTTGCGCGACACGAGCAGCTCGGGGCTCGCGCCGATGAGCGTGCGCCGACCCTCGCCCTGCAGGTCCACGGCGAAGGTGAAGCCGGACGGGTTGCGCCGGGCCAGGTTGTGCAGGAGCCGCTGCAGGTCGATGGGCGTGGTGGCGCTCAGGTGCAGCGAGCGCGACAGCACCACCTTGCGCAGGGGGCCGCTCTCCATGAGCTTGAGCGCCTGGGCCACGCCGTCCAGGTACCTGGCGGGCTCGGGCACCGGGCGCACGGTGTAGCTCTGCGGGAGGACGGGGTGCGGCATGGCCACGTCGTCGAACACGAGCGGGCCGGCGCGCTGCAGCGTCATGGGCACCACGAGCTGCGCGGGCGCGCGGCCGACGAAGGGCACCGCGCCCACCGCCACCGGGATGTCATGGTCCGCCTGACGCGCGTCGCTCAGCACCTTGGCCACGCGCTCGCCCAGCCGCTCCAGGGAGCTCTGGCCTCCCACGTGCGGCACGGTGGCGAACGTGCCCCGCGCCAGCAGCGTCCGGCGAGGCGAGGCGAAGAAGAAGGAAGAGCCGGCCTCGTAGCTCTCGAGCAACTGCGCCGCCAGCTTCTGGGGTGCCACTTCGGTCGTCTTCACAGCCAACCTCCTGTTGCGGAGGGCCTGGGGCGCGCAGCGGATGCGCCCCCCCGGGTCCTCCTGCTGTTTCAATCCTGAAACAAAAGTAACAACCTCAACCGCGAACCACGGGCGCCCCGGCGGGGCGGGCACGCGCGCTCAGGTGCCCAGGGTGGCGCCGCCGTCGACACACAGGTCGTGCAGGGTGATGTGGCGCGCGCGGTCCGACACCAGGAACTGCACCGCGTGGGCGATGTCTCTCGGGTCGGCGATGCGCTGGAGCGGGATGCCGACGCGGAAGCTCTCCGAGGAGCCGGCGATGACGGCCTGGGCGCCGTTGGCGTCCTTCCACATGCCCCGCTGCATGTCGGTGTCGGTGGAGCCCGGAGACACGACGTTGCAACGGATTCCGTATTGCGCCAGCTCCAGGCCCAGGCACTTGGTGAACATGGTGGAGGCGGCCTTGGACGCGGCGTAGGCGCCCATCTGCAACCGGGGCGTGCTGGAGGCGTTGGAGGCCACGGTGACGATGACGCCCTCGCGCCGGGGGACCATGCGCCGGGCCACCGCGCGCGAGACATGGAACACGCCGTTCGTGTTCACGCCGAAGGTCGTCGCCCAGTCCTCGTCGCTCATCTCCACGATGGGGGACATGCGCAGCACGCCCGCCACGTTCACCAGGATGTGGATGGGGCCCAGCTCCTTCTCGATGCGCTCCACCACCGTCTCCACCGCCGCGGCGTCACTGACGCTGACCGGCCACGCGCTGGCCTTGTGGCCTCGGGCGCGCAGCTCCGCCACCAGCGCCAGCAGCCCCTCGGCGTTCGTGTCGAGGGCGGCGATGGTCGCCTCGGGCGCCAGCACCCGCGCGACCTCGGCGCCGATACCGCGCGCCGCGCCCGTCACCAGTGCCACCCGCGGTGTGTCTCCCATCGAGTCCATCTCCTTCGTCCTGGGCCCGTGGGGTCCGTCCGGAAAGTGGGATAATGAGAATGGTTCTCATTATCGATATTGAACGTCTAAGTGCCATGCGCAGTCGAACGTGTCAAGGGTGGTGACACGGTGCGCGAATGTTGCGAATTATTTCGGGGCGCGTTTCGGTGTGAGGTTGTCTTCCATCACCGAGACGTGGGGCGGTGGTGTTTGTCATCCCCGGGTTGTTTCGTTTGACGCCCGAGGACTCCGGGGCAAGTGCCAACAAGGCCCACCGTGAGCCATTTCCCAGAGGAGGGGACGGGGCGCTGACGTCCCACGGCGCGCGGAGAGGACGTGCGGGAAACCCCTAGTACCGGGGGGCGGCTGGGATGAAGTTTTCTGCCCCACGACAATTTC
The genomic region above belongs to Myxococcus guangdongensis and contains:
- the mxcH gene encoding TonB-dependent siderophore myxochelin receptor MxcH, whose translation is MRTIFIIHDSRGLVGRVLRGAAVLMCLAAPRPAWAQVEGGTSPVAEAPPPSVVPPKLVTFIEAPYPAEAEQARLEATVRLKLTLDDQGAVTEAQVLEPQGHGFDEAARDAALRFRFEPARRDGVAVPSRIAYSYEFRLPVAPEATVVTEAPGQARDVAPEPTAAVEPAPGMPSSPGERAEPPPVITTTPVDVTQEAIDVTVEGESVANRRRRSAESVKVVETENLQREAVDMAQALARTEGVDVRRGGGLGSRARFSLAGLSEDQVRFFIDGVPLELAGFGPDFANVPVNLVQRMELYQGVVPARFGADALGGAVHIVTAENLQRTGASASYELGSFETHRVTASAQHGTASGLFVRASGFFDSSPNDYLVDVKVDDAEGRIHDARLPRFHDAFRAGGGGVEVGVLNRPWARKLSLRVFGSSSTKEVQHDATMSNAYGDIDTSNRSGGATLRFEQLHARDFVVDAVGGYVYRRASLTDLGSCAYDWYGRCVITLPQPGELQSRAIDRRVGQHTAFVRANVGWTFAPNQMLRLAVAPTYVTRAGEDRALERLGQQDPLTGERSLFNLVTGLEHELDALDERLENIAFAKSYVQLARAERISASGAFAPVDRDTFNFGVGDSLRYHVTPRLTAKAAYEWATRLPRPDELFGDGMLIDSNLTLEPETSHNVNLELAFDSGELPTGTFRGGAMGFARLTDRFIIPIGREGYFTYQNVFAARVLGATGAVGWTSPGQYLSLDGNATFQDLRNVSSEGSFGTFEGQRLPNRPSLLANGSARFQLSGLASARDELSLSWHTRFVDTFYRGWEGLGSKDSKMRIPSQLLHSLAITYLTRTARATLSWTVDVRNLTDATAMDFYGVQRPGRSVSAKMVAEL
- a CDS encoding class II 3-deoxy-7-phosphoheptulonate synthase, with the translated sequence MNRNWNPRSWRQKPVKYMPEDYPDPRALTRVEDELSRLPLLVNPAETRRLSSALAQVAQGKAFLLQGGDCAESFKEFTSDNIRDTFRLILQMALVLTFAGGRPVVKVGRIAGQFAKPRSSPVETLDGVTLPAYRGDIINGMDFDAAERTPDPKRLIKAYHQSSATLNLLRAYAQSGYADLCNLHQWSLDSVAGTPGADNYRKLADSIFESLCFINALSPTAEHNAPSPIPVDLFTSHEALLLNFEETMTRQEASSGHWYDGSAHMLWIGERTRQLDGGHVEFMRGIRNPIGVKCGPTLEPDDLLRMMDALNPDAIPGRLTLIGRFGSDKVADCLPRLMAATRRDGRPVIWSIDPMHGNTHKASNGYKTRAFDRILSEVKTFLEVAAAESVHAGGMHLEMTGQNVTECLGGPLAVTEDDLHSRYHTHCDPRLNGDQALQLSFMVAEKLRDMKSPHARAA